The genomic stretch GTACCTCAGATGCGAATTGCGCCGACTCAGGTTGCGAGGTGAACCGGGCACCTCGTTCAGCGGCTATGATAACACCGTGAGAGGTTACTACATTCAGAACTTCGGATGCCGCGCCGCCCAGGCGGATGGATCGGCCATTGAACGCCAGCTTACGAACAATGGTCTGCGGCGCGTTAGCGCGACATCCGAGGCAGATATCGTCGTTCTCAACACCTGTACGGTAACCTCCGCCGCTGATCAGGACGCCCGCGCGGCCATTCGGCGCTCACAAAGAGAGCGTCCGGAGGCAAAAATTCTCGTTACCGGATGCTATGCGCAGCGTGCTCCGGAGGAAATTGCGGCGTTAGACGGCGTTACTTGGGTCGTTGGGAACTCCCACAAACACCAAATTGGGAACATTATTGCAGGTTCCAGTGCCACCGGAAGCGGCGAATTCGTGCCGCTAACCGCACTCGACACCAGCTTCCAAGGCGCGAATTTCGCCCCAAAAATCTACGCTAGCGACATCTTTGCGCACACCCAGCTCCAGTCCGCGCCGGTTTTTGAGGCCATTGAGCGCACTCGGCCGAACCTTAAAATCCAGGATGGATGCGATAACCGCTGCTCTTTCTGCGTCATTCCGTACGTTCGCGGACACAGTAGATCGCTCGCTATCGACAAAATTCTGCGAGAAATCCACGACTTAGAGGCCGCTGGATACCGTGAAATCGTCATCTCCGGCATCAATTTGGGGCGTTGGGGACGCGATTTTGCGGCTCAAAAGCGCAATTTTGCGGCAGAAACGAGCGATTCTTGGGCACAAGAGCACCAGTTTGAGGCGCAAGATCGCTTCGTTGAGGCGCTTCGCGTCATCCTGGAGCGCACGTCCGTCGAGAAACTGCGGCTCAGCTCGATCGAGCCCATGGACTGGACCGACGACCTGATCGCCCTCATGGCTTCCTCGAAGCGGATTGCCAAGCACGCACACGTGCCCTTGCAGTCCGGAAGCGATCGCATTCTGCGCAAAATGCACCGAAAGTATCGTCCCTGGCATTACGCGGAAAAGGTGGAAAAGATCCGTTCCGCGATGCCCGACGCAGCCATCGGCGCCGACGTAATGGTCGGATTCCCCGGCGAAAGCGACGAGTTATTCGAGGAATCGCGCGCCTTTATCGCGAAAATGCCGTTCACGTACCTGCATGTTTTCACGTATTCGCCGCGTCCCGGAACTCCCGCGGCGACGATGCCCGACCAGGTTCCTCTCGAACTGGCGCGAGAACGAAATCGGGAATTACGGAATTTGGCTGCAGAGAAGAATGTTGGGTTCCGAAGTTCCTTTTTGGGACGAACAGTCGAGGCAATTACGCTCGCAAAAGGCGATTCTGAGATGACCGAAGCCCTGAGCGACAACTATTTGAAGGTTGAAATTAAGGGCCAGCACGAAGCGAATCGGTGGATGAGGGTGAGAGTTGGTGCTTTAACGGAGCATGGAATGTCTGGAGAATCGGGTGATCGGGTCATCGGGTGATCGGGCGAAGTAACACCCGAATCAGCACTAACGCTCCCGACTGTCATTCCGAAGCGCCTGAATTTGGCGCGAGGAATCTGCTGTTTCCCTGGGCAATGTCGAAAGCAGCAGATCCCCTCCCTTCGGTCGAGGGATGACAGTATTTACAGTTCTTGCCTGATTAAACGATCAGGTCTGTGACATGGTCTTACTTCACCCGATCACCCGTTGGTCCGATCACCCGATTCTTAGCCGTGCTATACTCGGCTGAACTGCGCGATCCCGCGCAATCCCCCGGAGGAATGTATCGATAAACGTTTTGGCCGCAGTACTATTCGCACCAATGAGCGTATTCGCGCCCGCGAAATCCGTGTAATAGATGAGAACGGTGCTCAGCTTGGTGTAATGCAACCCTTTGAAGCCCTCAAAATTGCCCGCGAGCGTGGTTTTGACCTGGTAGAGATCTCTGCCACGGCCAATCCGCCCGTCTGTCGCATCCAGGATTACGGCAAGTTCCTGTATGAGAAAGAGAAGCAGGAGCGCGCGGCAAAGAAGAACCAGAAGGTCATCACCATCAAGGAAGTGAAGTTCCGCATCAATGTGGACGAGCACGACTACGAGTTTAAAAAGAACCACGTACTCCGCTTCCTCGAACAGGGCGACAAAGTAAAGGCCACCATCTTCTTCCGCGGCCGCGAGATGACGCATACCAATTTGGGACGCCAGGTGCTCGAGCGCCTGCTGAACGAAGTTGGCGAGCGCGCGGTAGTCGAATTCCGTCCGCGGATGGAAGGCAACACGTTGCACGCGATTCTTGCTCCACCGAAGAAGGTGGAAGGGAAGAAGCAGCAGGCTCCGCCAAGGCCGCAGCAGGGGAATCCGCCGGCGGCGCAGCAAGCCTGAGAGGAATCGGGTGATCGGGCCATCGGGTGATCGGGTGAAGTGAAACCCGGGTGCTGTTCTCTTAGACCTCAGAGGGAACTCTTTAGAAGACTTTTCATCCTGAGCCTGTTTTGGCGAAGGATCTCCCGCGATATTTCGGACTTGATTGCTCCTGGAAGGGCTCTTTCACGAAGAGTCCAGGTTCTTGGGCCAAGGTGCCACGGGGCAGCAAAATTCACATGCTGCATTCCGGGAGATCCTTCGCCAAAACAGGCTCAGGATGACAGCGTCTGAAGCAGCAACTTGGAAACCGAACAGGTTCGCGACTCTGGCGACCTAAGAAGCTAACGCCCGCACCACATCCACTGAACTTCGCAGCGCCGAATCCAGTGCTCCGGGTTCCGAACCACCTGCCTCAGCGAGATCAGGTCTTCCTCCGCCTTTGCCGCCTACCTTCTTCGCCACCTCGGCGATGATCTTGCCTGCCTGGACGCGTGTGGTCAGGTCTTTGGTTACGCCTACGATTAGCGCGACTTTGCCGTCTTGCACTGAGCCGAGCACTACGACTCCGGAGCCCAGTTTGTTGCGCATGTTGTCGACTAGCGTGCGCATCTGATTGCGTTCGAGATTGTCGACGCGCTGTGTGAGCACCTTGATGCCGTTGGCTTCCTGCACTTGGTCGGCAGCCGCTGAAACGGCCGATGAGGCCGATTTCATGCGTATCTGCTCGAGTTCTTTGCGCAGCCGGCGAATTTCTTCGTCGCGGCGTTCCAATTCGGTCTTAAGCGCCTGGGCGGGGGAATCGTCGGCGCGCCCGATCAATGTGGAGACCACGTGCTGGAGCTCGTGATCTTTGCGGAAGTGCTGCAGTGAGCCTTCGCCGCTTACGGCTTCTACGCGGCGCACGCCGGATGACACGCTTCCTTCGCGCAGGATCTTCAGCAAGCCGATCTCGCCAGTGGCTAGTGTGTGAATGCCGCCGCAGAGTTCGGTTGAGAAGTCGCCGATCTTCACTACGCGGACGCGTTCGCCATATTTCTCGCCGAAGAGCGCCATGGCTTTGAATTCGTTGATGGCGACGTCGATGGGCACGTCTTCGAAGGTCTCGACGCGGGTGTTCTTCAGCACCTCGCGATTCATCAGGTCTTCGATGTCCTGCAGCTCTTCGTCGGCAACTGAGGTGAAGTGCGAGAAGTCGAAGCGCAGATGGCCGGGAGCAACCAGAGAGCCTGCCTGTTTCACGTGCTTGCCCAGGGTCTCGCGCAGGGCGGCGTGGAGAAGATGCGTTCCGGTGTGATTGCGTTTCGTGGCTTCACGAACGTCAGCGTGCACAAGTGCTTCGAGTTTTTGTCCAAGATGGATCGGTTGGCGTGCCTTCACTTTGTGTGCACGCACACCCTGGACCGGCATCACGCAGCCGTTGACCTCGGCGATCACGTTGCCGGAGCTGTCGCGGAAGACTCCGATGTCGCCTACTTGTCCGCCGGAATCGGCGTAGAAGGGTGTGTGATCAAGTACGACCTCGCCTTCTTCGCCTGCCTTCAATTCGGGAACGCCTTGTCCGTCTTTGACAATGGCGAGAACTTCGCAGTCGCCTGAGACTGTCTGCTTGTAGCCCTCGAAAACGGTCTTGCCGAGGTCGCGGTAGATCGGGCTCGCCGTCTGCTTGGCTCCGCCTTTCCACGATGCGCGAGCACGCTCACGCTGCTCCTGCATTGCTCGATCGAAGCCGTTTCTGTCGAAATACACCCCATGGTCTCGCGAGGCGTCTAGCATGAAATCCAACGGAAGACCGAAAGTATCGAACAGCTTAAAAGCGTCTTCGCCCTTCAAAATGCCACGATAAATTCCATACTCAGTAGCTTCGGGCGGTCCTGCTTCATGAATCAGACCTTTTAGTTCGCTAGCTCCCTGCTCTAGCTGAGCAACATGTTCACGAGTAGTCTCTGCTGGTGCTGCCTTTGCTTCAGCTATCAGTCCCTCCAGCCCTTTGAGGCCAATTGCCAAGGTGTGCGCAAACCGATGTTCTTCCGTCAGAACAATTCTGGACACCCTAAGTGCGCTATCCACAAGCTCCGGATAAGCATCTTTTAGCTGGTCTCGAACCGCGAAGACCATTTCCCACATGAAGGGTTTTTCTGTTCCAAGAAGCCGTCCATGGCGAATTCCTCTTCGAAGTATTTTTCGAAGCACGTATCCTCTTCCTTCATTCGAGGGCATTACGCCATCGGAAATCAGGAGAGTAGTTGCCCGCGCATGATCCGCGATGATTCGAAGAGACGCATCTGCGTTCGGGTTGAAGCCATAAGTCGACTGGGTCAATTCTCCTGCGCGCTTAATTAGAGGAGTGAAAAGATCCGTGTCGTAATTTGACAGCGCACCTTGGAGCACTGCTGCAACGCGCTCCAGTCCCATTCCGGTATCGATCGAGGGCCTGGGGAGTTTCGTCGTACCTCCGACGGTCCGATCGTATTGCATGAACACGAGATTCCAAATCTCGACATAACGACCGCAGTCGCAGGGGAACTTGCAGTCGGTGTGGCCTTCATCCGACGCCTCCGGACCCATGTCGTAGTGGATCTCGCTGCAGGGACCGCAGGGGCCGGTATCGCCCATCTGCCAGAAATTGTCCTTCCTGTCACCGGGGAAAATGCGGTCTTTGGGAACTCCCGTTTCGAGCCAATATCTTTCTGCCTCGCTGTCGCGCTCAACGTCGAAACCCAATTCGCGAGATGCCGCGGCCTTGTCTGGGTCATCGAAGATCGTGACGTAGAGCCTGTCCTTGGGCAGGCCGTACCATTGCTCGGAAGTCACCAGTTCCCATGCGTAGGCGATAGCGTCTTTCTTGAAGTAATCGCCGAAGGAGAAGTTCCCCAGCATCTCGAAGAACGTGTGGTGGCGTCGGGTAAAGCCCACGTTTTCAAGATCGTTGTGCTTGCCGCCGGCCCGCACGCATTTTTGCGACGTAGTTGCGCGCGAGTAGTCGCGCTTTTCGATGCCCAGAAAGACATCCTTAAATTGATTCATTCCGGCATTGGTGAACAGCAGCGTGGGGTCGTTGGCAGGCACCAACGACGAGGAGTGGACGCGACGGTGCCCTTTGCTTTCGAAGAAGCGAAGGAAGGTTTCGCGTGTTTCTGAGCCGGATAGATGGCGCATAGGAAGTATCTAGTTTAGCAAGCGAAGAAAGAAGAATCGGGTGATCGGGCCATCGGGTGATCGGGTGAAGTAAAACCTGACCGATTCGCCCCTTAAGTACTGTCATTCCGAAGCGCCTGATGTTGGCGCGAGGAATCCGCTGTCTTTCTTGGCGCCGCAACGGACAACAGATCCCTCGCTTCGCTTCGGGATGACAGTAAAGAGAGCTTCGGAATGACCGTAAGAGAAGAGGTGGTCTTATGCAAGGAAAGCAATCTACGTGAGACTCAAAGAGCTTGCTGGTCTCACTTCACCCGATCACCCGATGGCCCGATCACCCGATTCTTCCTCACTGCACGGCAATCACAACCACCGTCGCGTCATCATGGAATCTCTCCTCGCAATGCTTCGTCACTGCCTGCATCAGGCTGCGCTGGATTTCTTCGGCTGAGCCGGTGCGGTGGCGAACCATGATGTCCTTCACGCGCTCCATGCCGAATTCTTCATCATCAGGACTTTCGGCTTCGGTGATTCCGTCGGTGTAGAGCACCAGGCGGTCGCCGCTTTCGAGCTTTAGCTGCGTCTGCTCGTAGGTCCAATCGGAGAACAGGCCCAGGACGCCCCCACCTACGCGCAGTTCAATGGCAGTGCCATCGGCGCGAGCGAGTATCGGCGGGTTATGTCCGGCATTGCTGTAACAGAAATTGCGTGATTCGGCGTCGATGACGGCGAAGAAGAAGGAGACAAATTTGCCGATCGGCATGATTTCGGTCAGCGCTTCATTTAACGAACTACAAAGCTGCTGGGGATGAACATCGTGCGTGACGATGCTTTTTTCCAGACCCCGCAGACTTGCTGTGAGCAGTGCGCCGGGAACACCCTTGCCGGCCACGTCGGCGATGGAGGCTGCAAACTTTGTGGGCGTAAGCGCGGTGAGGTGGCAGTAATCGCCGCCAACGTAGCGTATCGAGCGCGAAACGCCGCTTATTGTGATGCCATGCTGTGGGGGCAGGTTGAGCGAGAGCAGTTTGCGCTGAATCTCGACCGACTCCTGTTGCTCTTCGTCCAGCTCTCTATTGGCTTTTCGCGTCTGCTCTGCGCGGGCAATCAGGTCGCGTGACTTCTGAATGAGTTGAGAGTTGGTCCAGGGCTTCTGGATAAAATCCGACGCGCCGCGCTGCAGAGCTTCGACCGCGAGTTCAATTGTTCCCCAAGCGGTGATGACCAAAACGGGAACAGATGTGTTCGTCTTGCGAATGGTGGAGATCAGATCCAGACCCTCGGTTCCCGAAGTGGTATCGAGAGTGTAGTTGAGATCCATGATGAGCAGATCGAACTCGCCGACTGCTAGCGCTTCGATCACCGCGGCAGGGTGCATCACCGTTTGCGACTCGAATCCTTCAAGCTTCAGCAGCAGAGCAATCGCATGCAGCACGTCGGGCTGGTCGTCGGCGACGAGAACGCGCCTGGGCTTGGTAGCTGCACCTATTTCGGTAGCCAGAGAAGTGGAATAAGAGTCCGTCACTGCAATCTCCGATTCGGTCGAGCAAGACACTTGAAGGTTCTTTAAATCCCTTTGAAGTTAGTCTTCAGAGACTTAGGGAAGGGCACGGATTCTATCCGTGCCGAAAAAGAACCCACGTTATTTCTTTTCTTTCAGCGGCTTCAGCCGCGGCTGAAGCCGCTGAAAGAAAGAGGAGGAAAAAAACGATTCTCTCGCCGGCACGGATGGAATCCGTGCCCTTCCCTAAACCAGAAGAGAGCAAGCCCCATGCCATACCGAAGCAGGCGCCGGAACTCTCGCCGGTCGCTAAATAGACTCAATTGTGGCAGTTAGCGTTAGCAGATGGACGGATATCGGTGGGCTACTGTTCGAATGTGAGACCCTTGGAGTCGAAAGCGAACAGTCAGTCGTGAGCCCCAACCAACTGCGGCGGACCATCCAGCACGTAGCGGATCTTACGAGCCAGGGCTTCGGTTGTGAATGGCTTCTGCAGGAATGACATCCCGGCAGTGAGAACGCCATGATGAACAATCGCATCATCCGCGTACCCGGAGACATAGAGCACCTTCATTTCGGGACGAAGCTTGAGCAATCGCTCGGCGAGTTCGCGTCCACTCATCTGCTGCAGCACAACATCCGTGAGCAGCATGTCAATCGTGCCTTGATGACGCTCGCACATCAGGAGCGCTTCCCCGCCGTGTCGGGCTTCGAGCACGTTGTATCCATGCTTGTGCATAACCTGACGCATGAGTGCGCGGACTCCGTCTTCGTCTTCCACCAGCAGAACAGTTTCACTGCCATGGCGTGCCGGTTGCAGCGAGCGTGAAAGCGGAATTTCGACAGGAGCATCCACGCGCGGCAGGTAAACCTTGAATGTAGATCCCCGGCCGATTTCGCTGTAGACCCAGATGTAGCCACCACTCTGTTTGATGATGCCGTACACAGTGGACAGTCCCAAACCAGTACCTTTGCCGACTTCCTTCGTGGTAAAGAACGGTTCGAATATCCGCGATTTCACCTTCTCCGGCATACCCGTACCGTTGTCGCTGACGGCGATCATCACGTAACGTCCCGGCTTCACGGAAACGTGATCGCGTGCGTAAGCCTCATCGAGATCAACGTTGGCCGTTTCAACCGTTAATTTGCCGCCTTGCGGCATCGCATCGCGTGCGTTGACGGCCAGGTTCATGATTACCTGCTCAACCTGCCCTGGATCAGCTTTTACACGGCCCAGACCTGGCTCAAGCACAGTGAACAAATCGACGTCTTCTCCAAGCAGGCGGTGCAAAAGCTTGTCCATGTTGTGCATCACAAGGTTCAGATCGAGGACCTTGGGGGCGAGCACCTGCTGACGGCTGAAGGCAAGTAATTGCCGCGTGAGGGAGGCTGCGCGATCGGCTGCTTTCTTGATTTCGTCGATCTCGTGCCGCATGGGATCGGCATGGTCGAGATCGTCGAGGACGAGTTCGCTGTAACCTTTGATCACCGTGAGCAGGTTATTGAAGTCGTGCGCGACGCCGCCCGCCAGGCGACCTACGGCTTCCATCTTCTGCGCCTGCCGCAGCTGTTCTTCGAGCGTACGTCGTTCGGTGATGTCCTCGGCGATCATCTCGAAGCCGAGTGTTTCACCGCGTTCGTTTCTGAAGGGTGTTCCGCTGAGTCGAACGGTGATTGGGTGCCCATCTTTTCTTTTCCAGCGCAGCTCGACTGTGCCGAGCCGTCCCGAGTCGTTATATGCCTGAATAATGGCAGCTCGCTGATCGGGATCAGCGTAGATTTCGCGCGCCATATCCACTGCCAACAACTCTTCCGGGGACGAGTAGCCCAGCATTTGCACGAGCGCGGGATTGACGTCGAGAAATCTGCCATCGACTGTGGAGCGATACATGCCGTAAACGGCACTCTCAACCAACGACCTGTGCCTGGCTTCCGATGCCCGCAGAGCTTCTTCCTGTCGTTTGCGCGCCAGCGCAACAGATATGTGCTGGGAGACGTAAGTGAGAATCTCTTTATCGCGTTCACGGTATCGGATTTCTGGATCGTAGCTCTGGAGCGCGATCACGCCGAAGACTTTGCTTCCCTGGCGCAGCGGGGCTCCAAGCCAATCGATGCAATCAGGACCGAGCGGCTCGATTTCCCGCTTATCTTCGAGTGAGCGAATCTTTTCGAAGTCGGCCAGCAGCGCTTTGCCTGTCCGGAGTACGTATTCCGTAAGTCCCTTGCCGCGCTTGCGTCCCGCGGGAATCGGATCGCTCTGGTCGACAAAATACGGAAACTGCAAGTACTCGCCGCTTTCATCGAGTAGCGCAATGTACAGGTTTTGCGCATACATCAACTCGCCGATGATTTGATGAAGAGCTTCAAATAACTGCCCAAGGTCGTCCACTGAATTTGCGCAATCACTCATGCGATAGAGTGCCGACTGGAGTTGCTCGGCATGCTTTCGCTGGGTGATGTCGAATGCCGTGCACAACATCGCCTGTTCGCCTGCGAACTGCGTCACTGTTGCGGAGAAATCGAGCCATCGATCGTCGCCGTCTTTGTGGACAATCCGTAATTCGCAGCGCTGTACCGAGGTGTCCCCGCGTAGCCGGTCCGCAGCCCGCGAGTGGATCATCTCGCGTTGGTCGGGATGAATCAGATCCCAGGGACTCATTTCCCGCAGCTCTGCAGAGGTATACCCACAAACCTCCTCGGATGCCTGGTTGGAGTAAAGGAAGCGATTGCCATTGTGGATGAAGATCGCGGTGGTCGCGCTCTCGGCGAGGGCCCGGAACTTACTCTCACTCTCGGCCAGCGCGTGCTCGGCGCGTTTGCGCTCGGTTATGTCTACCAGGGTGCCCTGGATCATTGCGGCGTCTTCATCTTCCAGCAGGGTTACGTTTTCCAGCACCCACACTTCGGTGCCATCTCGGCGCCGCAACTTCATTTCGAAATTTGTGAGGGCTTTTTCCCGTTTTAGACGAGCAACGTAACGTTCTCGCTCATCGGGAGCTGAGTATGGATTGAAATCCGCGAGCTTGATCATCTGCTCGCGCGATTCGTAGCCGAAGATGTGTGCGAACGAATCGTTGCAATCGAGCAATCCTCCCGACAGCTTGCTGAGAAAGACTCCAGCCAGATTGCGCTGGAATAGTTGACGATAGCGTTCCTCGGAATCACGCAGCTCAGTCTCAGCTTCCATCCGGTCGCCCACATAGCGGAAGCTGGCCAGCAAGCCTGCTTTGCGCCCACCAATCACATATGTGCTGCTCACTGCTTCGAACGACTTCCAGTGTCCAAGCTTGTGCTGCAAGCGCACAACGATGGGATCGCCTCTGCTGGGATCCTCAAGCCCTTGCCGGAACCCTACGATGGCTATTTCCAAATCTTCGGGATGCACAAAATCGAAGCACGATCGCCCAACGAGTTCTTCGGGCAGGTAGCCGAGGTGCCGTGTAATCGATTGACTCTGGTAGATGACCTTGCCTTGCTCATCGAGCAAGGAGAGAACATCTGAGGATTGCTCAACGAAAGCGCGAAAGCGCTCTTCACTTTCTCGTAGAGCCTGTTCGGCGGCCACATGATTCGTGACATCTCGGCCAATGCTCAGGATGGAAGACGATTGACCATCGTCAGATATGAGGCAGTGACCGACTTCCAGCGTCCGCCGGGAGCCGTCTTTAATAATTATCTCGGCAGTAAAAGGCGTGGGTAGCTCTCTCTGACTACGCTCAGCCCACCTTGCGCGCACAGTCGGGACCTGCTCCGGAACCAGCAGGTCGAGGATATTCATGTTGAGGAGCGCGTCTCGCGTGTATCCCGAGACGCGCTCAGCGGCTCCGTTTACCCAGGTGAAGTTTCCCTGCCCATCGTGCGTATACATCACGTCGCTGGCATTATCGAGGATGTTGAAAAGTGCGGTGGTAGAGGCTGGCGGCGGAACGGCAGCGTGCGACCTCCCGCGCGTAGAAACACGGGCTCCAGGCGTGCTGGTCACACGCGCAGGCTTGGGCCTAAAGCCCATATCGAGGGGACTCCTGCGTGCTCATGATTGATGGGACTGCGTCCGGGGGCGCGAATAATGTACCGCGAATGAGGCATTACTCGGAAGGAAATGTTTAGTTACTTTCGTTTACCGTTGCGTTAGCCCCGCAGCGTTGTGGAAAACGTGGCAGCGAGCGGGCTACTGGCGATCGTTCCGCCATTCGGCAGCACTAGTGTCGTGCCTCCGCGCTCGCTCATCGTCTTTTGCGTCTCTTCTCACGTATGCTTAACAAAGTAATGAGAGTTCGCGTTCTCTTATTTGGCGTCCTAAAGGACATCTTCCAGCGCAGCGAAGACTCGCTCGATCTGTCGCCCGACGCTACGGTTTCCGACTTGCTCACGCATTACCGCGAACTCACGCCCGAGCGGGCTAACTTGTTTCATTCATTGGCACTTGCGATCAATCAGCAGTACGCTTCTCCCGGCGATCGACTTAAGGAGGGTGACGAGGTCGCCCTGCTCCCACCAGTCAGCGGCGGAGCCGAAACTGTTGTTCGCAAAGAGAGTTATCAGTGTGAGATTGTGCGCGAGCGAATCCGGACCGAACAGATCGTCGAGCGCATCAAGCAAGGCGAGGATGGGGCGGTGGTCGTCTTTGAAGGCATCGTGCGAAATCACACGCGGAACCGCCGGACGTTGTTTCTCGACTACGAGGCTTACGAGCCGATGGCGCTTACCCAAATGAATTCGCTCGCGGAAAAGGCGCTTGCCAATTACAAGGTAAGGGAGATCGCTATCATCCACCGGCTGGGACGTCTCGAGATCGGAGAAACCAGCGTGCTGATCGTTGTCGCCTCCGCACATCGAGCCGCCGCCTTCGATGCGTGCCGCTTTGCCATCGATACCCTCAAACGCACAGTCCCAATTTGGAAGAAGGAACATTTCCCCGACGGTGTCGTATGGGCCGATGGCGAGCCCTTTCCCGAAGAGCTGCGCGCAAGTTCTGATTCAAGCATCGGTGGGAACGAATGAGAGTGTTGCGTGTGGCGATCATCGCCTTGGCCCTCCTCGCTTCCTCGAGCGCTCAGGAGAAGCCCGAGACCACTTTCAAGGTTGATGTAAAGCTGGTGAACGTATTTGTTACGGTCACTGACCCGCAGGGCGCGCCCATCGGCAATCTTGCGAAGAATGACTTCAGTCTCAGCGAGGATGGAGTCCCCCAAAAGATTGCCGTCTTCAGCAAAGAATCCCAGCTCCCACTATCGATTGTGTTGGCGATCGACGCCAGTTCGAGCACGCGCAAAGACATTCGCCTCGAGCTCGAAGCCGCCCGCCGATTCATTCATTCCATGATCCGCCCACAGGACGCGGTCGCTCTCTTCAGCTTCGCAACCTACGTGAACGAGTTGACGCCGTTCACTGCAAAGCTCCATCAGGTCGACAGTGCGATTAATGAAGTGCGAGTCGGCGGTGCTACTTCTCTCTACGACGCGGTCTATCTAGGGGCTAAAGCGCTTGTGAATCGCGAAGGGCGCAAGGTGCTTGTGCTAATTACCGACGGAGGCGATACCGCGAGCAGCATCGACTATAGGGAGGCTCTCCGCGCGGCACAGCAGTCGGAGGCGCTGGTTTACAGCCTTATCGACGTGCCGGTCGAGGCGAGCGCAGGCCGTAATACAGGTGGAGAGCATGCGCTCATTCAAATCTCGAACGACACCGGCGGAAAGTATTACTACGCCTCAAGCGTTCCACAACTCGATAAAGCGTTCGAGCAGATTAGCGATGAGCTGCGAACCCAGTACCTGCTGGCCTACTATCCCGTGGCCCGTCGCGCAGCTTCGGATTTTCGCCAGATCGATGTTAACGCCCATCCGCACGATCTGCCCGAGGCTCAGGGAAGCGACGGTGGGGACAAGCTGATTGTCCGCGCCCGGCGTGGTTATTACACGTCA from Terriglobales bacterium encodes the following:
- a CDS encoding PAS domain S-box protein, which codes for MGFRPKPARVTSTPGARVSTRGRSHAAVPPPASTTALFNILDNASDVMYTHDGQGNFTWVNGAAERVSGYTRDALLNMNILDLLVPEQVPTVRARWAERSQRELPTPFTAEIIIKDGSRRTLEVGHCLISDDGQSSSILSIGRDVTNHVAAEQALRESEERFRAFVEQSSDVLSLLDEQGKVIYQSQSITRHLGYLPEELVGRSCFDFVHPEDLEIAIVGFRQGLEDPSRGDPIVVRLQHKLGHWKSFEAVSSTYVIGGRKAGLLASFRYVGDRMEAETELRDSEERYRQLFQRNLAGVFLSKLSGGLLDCNDSFAHIFGYESREQMIKLADFNPYSAPDERERYVARLKREKALTNFEMKLRRRDGTEVWVLENVTLLEDEDAAMIQGTLVDITERKRAEHALAESESKFRALAESATTAIFIHNGNRFLYSNQASEEVCGYTSAELREMSPWDLIHPDQREMIHSRAADRLRGDTSVQRCELRIVHKDGDDRWLDFSATVTQFAGEQAMLCTAFDITQRKHAEQLQSALYRMSDCANSVDDLGQLFEALHQIIGELMYAQNLYIALLDESGEYLQFPYFVDQSDPIPAGRKRGKGLTEYVLRTGKALLADFEKIRSLEDKREIEPLGPDCIDWLGAPLRQGSKVFGVIALQSYDPEIRYRERDKEILTYVSQHISVALARKRQEEALRASEARHRSLVESAVYGMYRSTVDGRFLDVNPALVQMLGYSSPEELLAVDMAREIYADPDQRAAIIQAYNDSGRLGTVELRWKRKDGHPITVRLSGTPFRNERGETLGFEMIAEDITERRTLEEQLRQAQKMEAVGRLAGGVAHDFNNLLTVIKGYSELVLDDLDHADPMRHEIDEIKKAADRAASLTRQLLAFSRQQVLAPKVLDLNLVMHNMDKLLHRLLGEDVDLFTVLEPGLGRVKADPGQVEQVIMNLAVNARDAMPQGGKLTVETANVDLDEAYARDHVSVKPGRYVMIAVSDNGTGMPEKVKSRIFEPFFTTKEVGKGTGLGLSTVYGIIKQSGGYIWVYSEIGRGSTFKVYLPRVDAPVEIPLSRSLQPARHGSETVLLVEDEDGVRALMRQVMHKHGYNVLEARHGGEALLMCERHQGTIDMLLTDVVLQQMSGRELAERLLKLRPEMKVLYVSGYADDAIVHHGVLTAGMSFLQKPFTTEALARKIRYVLDGPPQLVGAHD
- a CDS encoding molybdenum cofactor biosynthesis protein MoaE, which translates into the protein MRVRVLLFGVLKDIFQRSEDSLDLSPDATVSDLLTHYRELTPERANLFHSLALAINQQYASPGDRLKEGDEVALLPPVSGGAETVVRKESYQCEIVRERIRTEQIVERIKQGEDGAVVVFEGIVRNHTRNRRTLFLDYEAYEPMALTQMNSLAEKALANYKVREIAIIHRLGRLEIGETSVLIVVASAHRAAAFDACRFAIDTLKRTVPIWKKEHFPDGVVWADGEPFPEELRASSDSSIGGNE
- a CDS encoding VWA domain-containing protein, whose translation is MRVLRVAIIALALLASSSAQEKPETTFKVDVKLVNVFVTVTDPQGAPIGNLAKNDFSLSEDGVPQKIAVFSKESQLPLSIVLAIDASSSTRKDIRLELEAARRFIHSMIRPQDAVALFSFATYVNELTPFTAKLHQVDSAINEVRVGGATSLYDAVYLGAKALVNREGRKVLVLITDGGDTASSIDYREALRAAQQSEALVYSLIDVPVEASAGRNTGGEHALIQISNDTGGKYYYASSVPQLDKAFEQISDELRTQYLLAYYPVARRAASDFRQIDVNAHPHDLPEAQGSDGGDKLIVRARRGYYTSKLE